In Mycolicibacterium mucogenicum DSM 44124, the following are encoded in one genomic region:
- a CDS encoding primary-amine oxidase, whose protein sequence is MTATIEPQVTTVPDHPLTPLSADEIRAARRIVDAHGLLGDSVRFVFVALEEPHKSEVLAFRPGDAMDRRARVLLLDRATGQGSDLVVSVTEGRVVSEVAIDSTRDGHVPILDQEFEDIEAFLLDCPEWIEAMTKRKLNPTDVRAVPLSAGVFGHEEEVGRRIVRVLAFYQYDAADLPWAHPIDGVVAYVDLTGRKVVKVIDEIELPLPTERGEWDAAPHAVPARTDLKPIEITQPEGASFTVDGNQITWADWSFRFGFDVREGLTLHQLSIDGRPVVYRASIAEMVVPYADPSPVRYWQNYFDQGEYLFGRYTNALELGCDCLGEIKYFDVTIADENGEPKLMKNAICLHEEDYGVLWKHTDMFNGMAEVRRSRRLVISFFLTIGNYDYGFYWYLYLDGTIELEAKATGIVFASAYRGPEGFSTEMAPGLGAPFHQHMFSARLDMAVDGLTNTVEEVDAVGVPMGPENPWGNAFRPQKTKLTHELEAMRTADNLKARVWHITNPTKQNRLGQNVGYALHPEGQPTLLADPSSSIAKRAAFATKHLWVTKYDPAERYPAGQFVNQHPGDAGLPSYVAQDRNIEGEDIVVWHTFGLTHFPRPEDWPVMPVDYAGFKLKPVSFFDRNPALNVPPSPKKSHCCNG, encoded by the coding sequence ATGACTGCCACCATTGAACCTCAGGTGACCACCGTTCCGGACCACCCGCTCACGCCGCTGAGCGCCGACGAAATCCGCGCGGCACGCCGCATCGTCGACGCGCACGGCCTGCTCGGCGACAGCGTCCGCTTCGTGTTCGTCGCACTGGAGGAGCCGCACAAGAGCGAGGTGCTGGCCTTCCGTCCCGGCGACGCCATGGACCGGCGCGCCCGGGTGCTGCTGCTGGACCGGGCCACGGGCCAGGGTTCCGATCTGGTGGTGTCGGTGACCGAGGGCCGCGTCGTCAGTGAGGTGGCGATCGACAGCACCCGCGACGGCCACGTGCCGATCCTGGACCAGGAGTTCGAGGACATCGAGGCGTTCCTGCTCGACTGTCCCGAATGGATCGAGGCCATGACCAAGCGCAAGCTGAATCCGACTGACGTGCGGGCGGTTCCGCTGTCGGCCGGCGTCTTCGGCCACGAGGAGGAGGTCGGCCGGCGCATCGTCCGGGTGCTGGCGTTCTACCAGTACGACGCGGCCGACCTGCCGTGGGCGCACCCGATCGACGGCGTCGTCGCCTACGTCGACCTCACGGGCCGCAAGGTGGTCAAGGTGATCGACGAGATCGAGCTGCCGCTGCCCACCGAACGCGGCGAGTGGGATGCCGCGCCACATGCCGTCCCGGCCCGCACCGACCTCAAGCCCATCGAGATCACCCAGCCCGAGGGCGCGAGCTTCACGGTCGACGGCAACCAGATCACCTGGGCCGATTGGTCTTTCCGCTTCGGCTTCGACGTCCGTGAGGGACTGACGCTGCACCAGCTGTCGATCGACGGGCGGCCGGTGGTGTACCGCGCGTCCATCGCCGAGATGGTGGTGCCCTATGCCGATCCGTCGCCGGTCCGCTACTGGCAGAACTACTTCGACCAGGGTGAGTACCTGTTCGGCCGGTACACCAACGCCCTCGAGCTGGGCTGTGACTGCCTCGGTGAGATCAAGTACTTCGACGTCACCATCGCCGATGAGAACGGCGAGCCCAAGTTGATGAAGAACGCGATCTGCCTGCACGAGGAGGACTACGGCGTGCTGTGGAAGCACACCGACATGTTCAACGGCATGGCCGAGGTCCGACGGTCGCGGCGTCTGGTGATCTCGTTCTTCTTGACCATCGGCAACTACGACTATGGCTTCTACTGGTACCTGTACCTCGACGGCACCATCGAGTTGGAGGCCAAGGCCACCGGCATCGTCTTCGCGTCGGCTTACCGTGGGCCGGAGGGCTTTTCGACCGAGATGGCACCGGGCCTGGGCGCGCCGTTCCACCAGCACATGTTCTCCGCTCGTCTGGACATGGCGGTCGACGGACTGACCAACACCGTCGAAGAAGTGGACGCCGTCGGTGTCCCGATGGGCCCGGAGAACCCGTGGGGCAACGCATTCCGCCCGCAGAAGACCAAGTTGACGCACGAGCTCGAAGCCATGCGGACCGCCGACAACCTGAAGGCCCGGGTCTGGCACATCACCAACCCCACCAAGCAGAACCGGCTGGGCCAGAACGTCGGCTACGCGCTGCACCCGGAGGGCCAGCCCACTCTGCTGGCCGACCCGTCGAGCTCCATCGCCAAGCGCGCCGCCTTCGCGACCAAGCACCTGTGGGTGACGAAATACGATCCGGCAGAGCGGTATCCGGCCGGCCAGTTCGTCAACCAGCATCCCGGTGATGCCGGCCTGCCGTCGTACGTCGCGCAGGACCGCAACATCGAAGGGGAGGACATCGTGGTCTGGCACACCTTCGGGCTGACGCACTTCCCGCGGCCCGAGGACTGGCCCGTGATGCCGGTGGATTACGCCGGATTCAAGCTCAAGCCGGTCAGCTTCTTCGATCGCAACCCGGCGCTGAATGTGCCGCCCTCGCCGAAGAAGTCGCACTGCTGCAACGGCTGA
- a CDS encoding FAD-dependent monooxygenase, which yields MTDTDALIVGAGPTGLALAAALQARGVDALVVDRLAAGANTSRAAVVNARTLEVLEELSVSERLVELGIPAPRFTIRDGHKTLIPVDFSTLPTRYPYSLMVPQCTTEQVLLDRLAELGGKVIRPKTLTGVRQDALGVTAQFEDGDVIRARYLVGADGMHSVVREQAGIGFSGGQYGQSFALADVHLSGDVTDDEVILFWASTGLTVVAPLPGGTYRIVAPVDSAPEEPSVAFVQNLLDTRAFGPGRVTVTGVEWGSRFRVHHRVADSYRAGRVLLAGDAAHVHSPAGGQGMNLGIQDALALSQALATALATGRDGVLDEYSATRRPLAQQVVTLTDRLTRLATLPAPVRPIRNLAIGLAGRVPAVRNQLAWRLSGLSNR from the coding sequence ATGACTGACACCGATGCGCTGATCGTCGGAGCCGGCCCCACCGGACTGGCCCTCGCCGCGGCGCTACAGGCCCGGGGTGTCGACGCCCTGGTGGTCGACCGCCTGGCCGCGGGCGCCAACACCTCGCGCGCAGCGGTGGTGAACGCCCGCACGCTGGAGGTGCTCGAAGAACTGAGTGTGTCCGAACGCCTGGTTGAGCTGGGCATTCCGGCGCCGCGGTTCACCATCCGCGATGGCCACAAGACCCTGATCCCGGTCGACTTCAGCACGCTGCCGACCCGCTACCCCTACAGCCTGATGGTGCCGCAGTGCACCACCGAGCAGGTGCTGCTCGACCGTCTGGCCGAGCTCGGCGGCAAGGTCATCCGGCCGAAGACCCTGACCGGCGTCAGGCAGGATGCCCTCGGCGTCACGGCGCAATTCGAGGACGGCGACGTCATCCGAGCGCGGTACCTCGTCGGCGCCGACGGCATGCACAGCGTCGTGCGGGAGCAGGCCGGAATCGGGTTCAGCGGCGGGCAGTACGGGCAGTCGTTCGCCCTCGCCGATGTCCACCTCAGCGGCGACGTGACCGACGACGAGGTGATCCTGTTCTGGGCGTCCACCGGGCTGACGGTCGTCGCGCCGCTGCCCGGCGGCACCTACCGGATCGTGGCACCCGTCGACTCGGCGCCCGAGGAACCGTCCGTCGCCTTCGTCCAGAACCTGCTCGACACGCGCGCCTTCGGGCCCGGCCGGGTGACGGTGACCGGCGTCGAGTGGGGCTCCCGGTTCCGGGTTCACCACCGGGTCGCCGACAGCTACCGTGCCGGGCGGGTCCTGCTCGCCGGCGACGCCGCCCACGTCCACAGCCCCGCCGGCGGACAGGGCATGAACCTGGGCATCCAGGACGCCCTCGCGTTGAGTCAGGCGCTGGCAACGGCTTTGGCGACGGGGCGCGACGGTGTTCTCGACGAATACAGCGCGACCCGGCGTCCCCTGGCGCAGCAAGTGGTGACCCTGACCGACCGGCTGACGCGGCTGGCCACCTTGCCGGCGCCGGTCCGTCCGATCCGCAACCTGGCGATCGGATTGGCGGGCCGCGTTCCCGCCGTGCGAAATCAGTTGGCGTGGCGGCTTTCCGGGCTGTCCAACCGCTGA
- a CDS encoding TetR/AcrR family transcriptional regulator yields the protein MRRSSEETKAVILAAARERFATTGYQAATIRAIAADAHIDPSMVMRYFGNKDQLFAAAAEFDLRFPDLSGVPKTELGAALVTHFLDRWTQDEGLIVLLRSSTTNADAAQRMQSLFADQLRPAIARLEPTDPARCAGLIATQVLGMAMCRFVLKLPPIVAMSDGDLVHWLAPTLQRYLDEA from the coding sequence ATGCGCAGATCGTCAGAAGAGACCAAGGCCGTGATCCTGGCCGCCGCCCGGGAGCGGTTCGCCACGACCGGCTACCAGGCGGCGACCATCAGGGCCATCGCCGCCGACGCGCACATCGACCCGTCGATGGTGATGCGCTACTTCGGCAACAAGGACCAATTGTTCGCCGCAGCAGCCGAATTCGACCTGCGCTTCCCCGACCTGTCAGGCGTCCCGAAGACCGAACTCGGCGCGGCGCTGGTCACGCATTTCCTCGATCGCTGGACGCAGGACGAGGGGCTGATCGTGCTGCTGCGCTCGTCGACCACGAATGCCGATGCGGCGCAGCGCATGCAGAGCCTCTTCGCCGACCAGCTGCGGCCCGCCATCGCGCGGCTCGAGCCCACCGATCCCGCGCGGTGCGCCGGACTGATCGCCACGCAGGTGCTCGGCATGGCGATGTGCCGGTTCGTGCTGAAGCTGCCGCCCATCGTCGCGATGAGCGACGGCGACCTCGTCCACTGGCTCGCGCCGACGCTGCAGCGCTATCTCGACGAGGCGTGA
- a CDS encoding carboxyl transferase domain-containing protein, giving the protein MSRTGARQFFDAILDDGSFRSWDGPPLEVAVTDDYRAELADATLRTGLDESVLTGEGTVSGRRVAVVACEFDFLAGSIGVAAAERITASVQRATALGLPLIASPSSGGTRMQEGTVAFLQMVKIAAAVELHKKAHLPYLVYLRHPTTGGVFASWGSLGHLTAAEPGALIGFLGPRVYEHLYGEPFPEGVQTAEHLFAHGVIDSVVPLDKLRGVVDRVLTVVSDPPAPGICARKSAVGAENRAQIAEVPAWESVEASRRADRPGVDYLLAHGSTDRVLLSGTGRGESGTTLLALARFGGQPAVVVGQRRVIGGLVGPRALREARRGMALAAGLQLPLVLVIDTAGPALSQQAEEDGLAGEIALCLAELVTLDTPTVSVLLGQGSGGPALAMVPADRVLAAQNGWLAPLPPEGASAIVYRDVDHAPELAAAQGVRSADLLKAGIVDVIVPEEVDAADDPAGFTERMSAAIAAELLALHTVPAAQRLGVRLQRYRRIGVPDS; this is encoded by the coding sequence GTGAGTCGGACCGGAGCCCGTCAGTTCTTCGACGCCATCCTCGACGACGGATCGTTCCGCAGCTGGGACGGACCGCCCCTGGAGGTGGCCGTCACCGACGATTACCGCGCCGAACTGGCCGACGCGACGCTGCGCACGGGGCTCGATGAGTCCGTCCTGACCGGCGAGGGCACCGTCTCCGGCCGGCGCGTGGCGGTGGTGGCCTGCGAATTCGACTTCCTCGCCGGCTCCATCGGGGTGGCCGCGGCCGAGCGGATCACCGCTTCCGTGCAGCGCGCGACGGCGCTCGGATTGCCGCTGATCGCCTCGCCGTCGTCCGGCGGGACGCGCATGCAGGAGGGCACCGTCGCGTTCCTGCAGATGGTGAAGATCGCCGCGGCCGTCGAGCTGCACAAGAAGGCGCACCTGCCATACCTCGTGTACTTGCGGCACCCGACGACCGGCGGGGTGTTCGCGTCGTGGGGATCGCTCGGGCACCTCACGGCCGCCGAACCCGGCGCGCTGATCGGGTTCCTCGGGCCGCGGGTGTACGAGCACCTGTACGGCGAGCCGTTCCCCGAGGGGGTGCAGACCGCCGAGCACCTGTTCGCCCATGGCGTGATCGACAGCGTGGTGCCGCTGGACAAGCTGCGCGGCGTCGTCGATCGCGTGCTGACGGTGGTCTCCGACCCGCCCGCCCCAGGGATTTGTGCACGAAAATCCGCGGTGGGCGCGGAAAATCGTGCACAAATCGCTGAGGTGCCGGCGTGGGAGTCGGTGGAGGCGTCGCGGCGCGCGGACCGGCCGGGCGTGGACTACCTGCTGGCGCACGGGTCGACGGACCGGGTGCTGCTGTCCGGGACCGGCCGCGGCGAATCGGGGACGACGCTGCTGGCGCTGGCGCGGTTCGGCGGGCAGCCCGCCGTGGTGGTCGGTCAGCGCCGGGTGATCGGCGGCCTCGTCGGGCCGCGCGCGCTGCGGGAGGCCCGCCGCGGCATGGCGCTGGCGGCGGGTTTGCAGCTGCCGCTGGTGCTGGTGATCGATACCGCCGGGCCCGCGCTGTCGCAGCAGGCCGAGGAGGACGGGCTCGCCGGGGAGATCGCGTTGTGCCTCGCCGAACTCGTCACGCTCGATACGCCGACGGTGTCGGTGCTGCTGGGTCAGGGCAGCGGCGGGCCCGCGCTGGCGATGGTGCCGGCCGACCGGGTACTGGCGGCCCAGAACGGCTGGCTGGCTCCGCTGCCACCGGAAGGCGCCAGCGCCATCGTCTACCGCGACGTCGACCATGCGCCGGAACTTGCTGCCGCGCAAGGGGTTCGGTCTGCGGATCTACTCAAGGCCGGCATCGTCGACGTCATCGTGCCCGAGGAAGTCGACGCCGCCGACGACCCGGCCGGGTTCACCGAGCGGATGTCTGCCGCCATCGCCGCCGAACTGCTCGCGCTGCACACCGTGCCCGCGGCACAGCGGCTCGGGGTGCGGCTGCAGCGCTATCGGCGGATCGGCGTCCCCGACAGCTGA
- a CDS encoding DUF6498-containing protein → MPPTAPEQPRANQFAHVLTLVAANAIPAVGWFTQEWSAATTLIVYWFETVVGLLFMYARGVLQQRWNPRRGHFRYEAPQSKGPVRTRGAIEAQGKPGSFIKGFFFINAVFCAAHGVFIAVILLILTHNGNAELVGLDWRSAGIGCLQMLVIVAVDFLVDVPYLRRWSFGLLEQTANRSFGRVGVVHLALIFGIFAAAVTNSPARMFGVFVVLKTLYSLASALPMYEPATPPKWLSRAMNRLRREPEGQRFEDMWVKDQAAEARRRTRNDEVWTGARR, encoded by the coding sequence GTGCCGCCCACTGCGCCTGAACAACCCCGGGCGAATCAGTTCGCCCATGTGTTGACGCTCGTCGCGGCCAACGCGATTCCCGCGGTCGGCTGGTTCACGCAGGAGTGGTCCGCGGCGACGACGTTGATCGTCTACTGGTTCGAGACCGTCGTCGGACTGCTGTTCATGTACGCCCGCGGCGTCCTGCAGCAGCGGTGGAATCCGCGCCGCGGCCATTTCCGGTACGAAGCGCCGCAGTCGAAAGGTCCGGTGCGCACGCGAGGAGCAATCGAGGCCCAGGGCAAGCCCGGCTCTTTCATCAAGGGGTTCTTCTTCATCAACGCGGTGTTCTGCGCGGCGCACGGCGTCTTCATCGCGGTGATCCTGCTGATCCTCACGCACAACGGGAACGCCGAGCTCGTCGGCCTGGACTGGCGCAGCGCGGGCATCGGCTGCCTGCAGATGCTCGTCATCGTCGCGGTCGATTTCCTGGTGGATGTGCCGTACCTGCGCCGCTGGTCGTTCGGGCTGCTCGAGCAGACCGCCAACCGGAGCTTCGGGCGGGTCGGCGTGGTGCATCTCGCGCTGATCTTCGGCATATTCGCCGCCGCGGTGACCAACTCCCCCGCCCGGATGTTCGGGGTGTTCGTGGTGTTGAAGACGCTGTACTCCCTGGCCTCGGCGCTGCCGATGTACGAGCCGGCCACCCCGCCGAAGTGGCTGAGCCGGGCGATGAATCGGCTGCGCCGCGAGCCGGAGGGACAGCGGTTCGAAGACATGTGGGTCAAGGATCAGGCCGCCGAGGCCAGGCGCCGGACGCGAAACGACGAAGTGTGGACCGGGGCCCGGCGGTAG
- a CDS encoding enoyl-CoA hydratase, translating into MIGVTRDGNVLTLEMQRPERRNALNAALVDGVREEIEKASPSDTRAIVLTGQGTVFSAGADLSDAEGVAKELPDKALALNLAIDASPIPIIAALNGPAIGAGVILAMICDLRVAAPGVFFQFPIAKYGLALDNWSIRRLTSLVGHGRARAMLLAAERLELETALQTGMVNRTGSLADAQAWAAEIAGYAPLSLAHSKRVLNDDGAYDTVRGEHTRMFNKAWASPDVIEAQVARFEKRAPRFQGA; encoded by the coding sequence ATGATCGGAGTGACCCGGGACGGCAATGTCCTGACCCTGGAAATGCAGCGCCCCGAGCGGCGCAACGCGCTGAACGCCGCGCTCGTCGACGGCGTCCGCGAAGAAATCGAGAAGGCCTCGCCCTCGGATACCCGCGCGATCGTGCTGACCGGGCAGGGCACCGTGTTCAGCGCCGGCGCCGACCTGTCCGACGCCGAGGGCGTGGCCAAGGAACTGCCGGACAAGGCGCTGGCCCTGAACCTGGCGATCGACGCCAGCCCGATCCCGATCATCGCGGCACTCAACGGCCCCGCGATCGGCGCCGGCGTCATCCTGGCCATGATCTGCGACCTGCGGGTCGCCGCGCCGGGCGTGTTCTTCCAGTTCCCCATCGCCAAATACGGCCTGGCCCTCGACAACTGGAGCATCCGCCGGCTGACGTCCCTCGTCGGCCACGGCCGCGCCCGCGCCATGCTGCTCGCCGCCGAGCGTCTCGAGCTGGAGACCGCCCTGCAGACCGGCATGGTCAACCGCACCGGTTCGCTGGCCGACGCGCAGGCCTGGGCCGCCGAGATCGCCGGCTACGCGCCGCTGTCGCTGGCACACTCCAAGCGCGTGCTCAACGACGACGGTGCCTACGACACCGTCCGCGGCGAACACACCCGCATGTTCAACAAGGCCTGGGCCAGCCCGGACGTGATCGAGGCGCAGGTGGCCCGGTTCGAGAAGCGGGCGCCGAGGTTCCAGGGCGCCTGA
- a CDS encoding MBL fold metallo-hydrolase encodes MLRRALRLMWGTAALVAGGWVVRALNGAPAALGAGPVDINAVAANSPNYHDGVFVNLEPPSGTELSREQQAGLVRELLTSSAVQRPPMPIPLVVPDPGLPAGDLAVTWYGHSSALIEIDGYRVLADPVWSRRCSPSRRVGPQRLHEVPAPLEALPAVDAVIISHDHYDHLDIDTVTQLASMQRAKFFVPLGIGAHLRWWGIPAERIVELDWNQSAKLGELTLVCTPARHFSGRFLTRNTTLWASWALIGPQHRAFFGGDTGYTKSFGDIGADYGPFDLTLMPIGAYHPGWPDIHMNPEFAVRAHRDVTDSGLLVPIHWATFRLAPHPWSEPVERMIIAARDESVDVAVPMPGQRVEPARLPGLDEWWRPSQ; translated from the coding sequence ATGCTGCGACGGGCACTGCGGCTGATGTGGGGAACGGCGGCGCTGGTAGCCGGAGGCTGGGTGGTGCGGGCGCTCAATGGGGCGCCCGCCGCGCTCGGCGCCGGCCCCGTGGACATCAACGCGGTGGCGGCCAACTCGCCCAACTATCACGACGGGGTGTTCGTCAACCTCGAGCCGCCGTCCGGCACCGAGCTGAGCCGGGAGCAGCAGGCCGGGCTGGTGCGGGAACTGCTGACCAGCAGCGCCGTGCAGCGCCCGCCCATGCCCATCCCGCTGGTGGTCCCCGATCCCGGTCTCCCGGCCGGGGATCTCGCGGTCACGTGGTACGGGCATTCCTCGGCGCTGATCGAGATCGACGGCTACCGCGTGCTGGCCGACCCGGTCTGGAGCCGACGGTGCTCACCGTCGCGCCGGGTGGGTCCGCAGCGGCTCCATGAGGTGCCCGCGCCGCTTGAGGCGCTGCCGGCCGTCGACGCGGTGATCATCAGCCACGACCATTACGACCACCTCGACATCGACACCGTCACGCAGCTGGCCAGCATGCAGCGGGCCAAGTTCTTCGTGCCGCTCGGCATCGGCGCGCACCTGCGGTGGTGGGGCATCCCGGCCGAGCGCATCGTCGAACTCGACTGGAACCAGAGCGCCAAGCTCGGCGAGCTGACCCTCGTCTGCACCCCGGCCCGGCATTTCTCGGGACGCTTCCTGACCCGCAACACCACGCTGTGGGCGTCGTGGGCGTTGATCGGCCCGCAGCACCGGGCGTTCTTCGGCGGCGACACCGGCTACACCAAGAGCTTCGGAGACATCGGCGCCGACTACGGGCCGTTCGATCTGACCCTCATGCCCATCGGTGCGTACCACCCGGGCTGGCCGGACATCCACATGAACCCCGAGTTCGCGGTGCGGGCGCATCGCGATGTGACCGACAGCGGCCTGCTGGTGCCGATCCACTGGGCGACGTTCCGGCTGGCTCCGCACCCGTGGTCCGAGCCGGTCGAGCGCATGATCATCGCCGCGCGCGACGAATCGGTGGACGTGGCCGTGCCGATGCCGGGCCAACGGGTGGAGCCGGCCCGGCTGCCGGGCCTCGATGAGTGGTGGCGGCCGTCTCAATAG
- a CDS encoding HAD-IC family P-type ATPase, giving the protein MTVDDPERSVTTDLSGLSDADVAQRVAAGQTNDVPTRAARSVSEIIRANVFTRINAILGTLFLIVLATGSVINGLFGLLIVANSAIGIIQELRAKQTLDRLAIVGQAKPLVRRQSGTAERPAGEVVLDDVIELGPGDQIVVDGIVLEAANLEVDESLLTGEADPIDKGTDDTVMSGSFVVAGSGSYRATKVGRAAYAAQLAAEASKFTLVKSELRSGINTILRFITYLLWPAGALIIYTQLFTVTGVGWKESVLRTVGALVPMVPEGLVLMTSLAFAVGVVRLGRRQCLVQELPAIEGLARVDVVCADKTGTLTENGMRVSDLSTFTASDGTVAASDVLAQMAADDVRPNASMAAIAEAYKLPPGWTQTANAPFKSATKWSGVSYGEHGNWVLGAPDVLLAAGSPEAEQAEQIGAQGLRVLLLGSSDRPVDAPEAPGEVTPAALVTLEQRVRPDAGETLEYFAQQHVSVKVISGDNAVSVGAVAGSLGLHGETLDARHLPDDPEQLAETVSEYTTFGRVRPDQKRAMVHALQSRGHTVAMTGDGVNDVLALKDADIGVAMGSGSSATRAVAQIVLLDNKFATLPYVVGEGRRVIGNIERVSNLFLTKTVYSVLLAVLVGLAGLSARFFGTEPVLYPFQPIHVTIAAWFTIGIPAFVLSLAPNNERAHHGFVRRVMTAALPSGLVVGAATFVSYLLAYHGKYADEVQQNQASTAALITLLVSAVWVLAVVARPYQWWRVALVAASALAYVVIFSIPWAQQQFMLDPSNLALTSAAVGIGLVGAGAIEVLWWLQGRWLGEPRRLWRTDEQ; this is encoded by the coding sequence GTGACTGTCGACGATCCGGAACGCAGCGTGACGACGGATCTCAGCGGTCTGTCGGATGCCGACGTCGCCCAGCGCGTCGCCGCCGGCCAGACCAACGACGTCCCGACGCGGGCCGCCCGCAGCGTCTCGGAGATCATCCGCGCCAACGTCTTCACCCGGATCAACGCGATCCTCGGGACGCTGTTCCTGATCGTGCTGGCGACGGGCTCGGTGATCAACGGGCTGTTCGGGCTGCTGATCGTCGCCAACAGCGCCATCGGCATCATCCAGGAGCTGCGGGCCAAACAGACGCTCGACCGGTTGGCGATCGTCGGGCAGGCAAAACCGTTGGTGCGCAGGCAGTCCGGCACAGCGGAGCGCCCGGCCGGCGAGGTGGTGCTCGACGACGTCATCGAACTCGGTCCGGGTGATCAGATCGTGGTCGACGGAATCGTGCTGGAAGCCGCCAACCTCGAGGTCGACGAGTCACTGCTCACCGGCGAGGCCGACCCCATCGACAAGGGCACCGACGACACCGTCATGTCGGGCAGCTTCGTGGTCGCCGGGAGCGGTTCCTACCGTGCGACCAAAGTCGGCCGCGCGGCGTACGCCGCCCAATTGGCCGCCGAGGCAAGCAAATTCACCCTGGTGAAGTCCGAGCTGCGCAGCGGCATCAACACCATCCTGCGGTTCATCACCTACCTGCTGTGGCCGGCCGGTGCGCTGATCATCTACACCCAGCTGTTCACCGTCACGGGCGTGGGCTGGAAGGAGTCCGTGCTGCGGACCGTCGGTGCCCTGGTGCCGATGGTGCCCGAAGGCCTGGTGCTGATGACGTCGCTGGCGTTCGCCGTCGGCGTGGTCCGGCTGGGCCGGCGGCAGTGCCTGGTGCAGGAGCTGCCGGCCATCGAAGGCCTGGCCCGCGTCGACGTGGTGTGCGCCGACAAGACCGGAACGCTGACCGAAAACGGTATGCGGGTCAGCGATCTGAGCACCTTCACGGCCTCGGACGGCACCGTCGCGGCTTCCGACGTCTTGGCGCAGATGGCGGCCGACGACGTCCGGCCCAACGCCAGCATGGCCGCCATCGCCGAGGCGTACAAGCTGCCGCCGGGCTGGACCCAGACCGCGAATGCGCCGTTCAAATCGGCGACCAAGTGGAGCGGGGTGTCCTACGGCGAGCACGGCAACTGGGTGCTCGGTGCGCCCGACGTCCTGCTCGCCGCCGGTTCACCCGAAGCCGAGCAGGCCGAACAGATCGGCGCGCAGGGCCTGCGGGTGCTGCTGCTCGGTTCCTCGGACCGGCCGGTCGACGCACCCGAGGCGCCCGGTGAGGTGACGCCCGCTGCGCTGGTGACCCTCGAGCAGCGCGTCCGTCCCGACGCTGGGGAGACGCTGGAGTACTTTGCGCAGCAACATGTCTCGGTGAAGGTGATCTCCGGTGACAACGCGGTGTCGGTGGGTGCGGTGGCCGGGTCGCTCGGACTGCACGGCGAGACCCTCGATGCCCGTCACCTGCCGGACGATCCGGAGCAGCTGGCTGAAACCGTCAGCGAATACACCACTTTCGGCCGTGTGCGGCCGGACCAGAAGCGCGCCATGGTGCATGCCCTGCAGTCCCGTGGCCACACTGTCGCGATGACCGGCGACGGCGTCAACGATGTGCTGGCCCTCAAGGACGCCGACATCGGCGTCGCGATGGGATCGGGCAGCTCGGCGACGCGGGCCGTCGCGCAGATCGTCTTGCTGGACAACAAGTTCGCCACCCTGCCCTATGTGGTGGGGGAGGGTCGCCGCGTCATCGGCAACATCGAGCGGGTCTCGAACCTGTTCCTCACCAAGACGGTGTACTCGGTGCTGCTCGCCGTGCTCGTGGGGCTGGCGGGCCTGTCCGCCCGGTTCTTCGGCACCGAGCCGGTGCTGTATCCGTTCCAGCCCATTCACGTCACCATCGCGGCGTGGTTCACCATCGGTATTCCGGCGTTCGTGCTGTCGCTGGCGCCGAACAATGAACGGGCACACCACGGTTTCGTGCGCCGGGTGATGACGGCCGCGCTGCCGTCGGGCCTGGTGGTGGGTGCCGCGACGTTCGTCTCGTACCTGCTGGCCTACCACGGGAAGTACGCGGACGAGGTCCAGCAGAACCAGGCGTCCACCGCCGCGCTGATCACGCTGCTGGTATCGGCGGTGTGGGTGCTGGCGGTGGTGGCACGGCCGTACCAGTGGTGGCGCGTCGCGCTGGTCGCGGCGTCGGCGTTGGCGTACGTGGTGATTTTTTCGATTCCCTGGGCGCAGCAACAGTTCATGCTCGATCCGTCGAACCTGGCGCTGACCTCGGCGGCCGTCGGAATCGGGCTGGTGGGCGCCGGTGCGATCGAGGTGCTGTGGTGGCTGCAGGGCCGCTGGCTGGGCGAGCCGCGACGGTTGTGGCGAACCGATGAGCAATGA
- a CDS encoding antitoxin: MGFLDKVKDLAAQNADKVEAAIEKVGDIVDEKTEGKFKGVVDSAQEAAKKAVAGDQPAAEAPAEGTQEQQ, from the coding sequence ATGGGATTTCTGGACAAGGTGAAGGACCTGGCGGCGCAGAACGCCGACAAGGTCGAGGCCGCTATCGAGAAGGTCGGCGACATCGTCGACGAGAAGACCGAAGGCAAGTTCAAGGGCGTTGTCGACAGCGCTCAGGAGGCGGCGAAGAAGGCCGTCGCAGGGGACCAGCCTGCCGCTGAGGCTCCTGCCGAGGGGACGCAAGAACAGCAGTAG